One Cellulomonas sp. Y8 DNA segment encodes these proteins:
- a CDS encoding zinc-dependent dehydrogenase — protein MKVFRFYAPGDVRLEEAPEPTPQEGEVKIRVRATSMCGTDVKISTSGHLRIRPPRVMGHEIAGEVVEVGAGVEGWAPGDRVQVIAAIPCGECEFCRAGAMTICPNQVSMGYDFDGGFAPYMIVPREVLKVDGLNRIPENVSFAEASVAEPFACAINAQEIIDVHKGDTVVVVGSGPIGCLHVRLARARGAEKVVLVELSRERLDLAAAVVHPDVAICAAEVDPVEAVKEATDGRGPSVVITAAASGVAQEQALQMLAPQGRLSLFGGLPKDRPTITFDSNLVHYRELAVFGANGSSPEHNRQALAHIADGSVPVADLITHRLPLDRVAEGIDVVRTGAGIKVTIEP, from the coding sequence ATGAAGGTCTTCCGCTTCTACGCCCCCGGCGACGTGCGCCTGGAGGAGGCGCCCGAGCCGACGCCCCAGGAGGGCGAGGTCAAGATCCGCGTGCGCGCGACGTCGATGTGCGGCACCGACGTCAAGATCTCGACCTCCGGCCACCTGCGCATCCGTCCGCCCCGCGTCATGGGCCACGAGATCGCCGGCGAGGTCGTGGAGGTCGGCGCCGGGGTCGAGGGCTGGGCTCCGGGCGACCGGGTCCAGGTCATCGCCGCGATCCCGTGCGGCGAGTGCGAGTTCTGCCGCGCCGGTGCCATGACCATCTGCCCGAACCAGGTGTCGATGGGCTACGACTTCGACGGCGGGTTCGCGCCGTACATGATCGTGCCGCGCGAGGTGCTCAAGGTCGACGGGCTGAACCGGATCCCCGAGAACGTCTCGTTCGCCGAGGCCAGCGTCGCGGAGCCGTTCGCCTGCGCGATCAACGCCCAGGAGATCATCGACGTGCACAAGGGCGACACCGTGGTCGTCGTCGGCTCCGGGCCGATCGGCTGCCTGCACGTCCGGCTCGCCCGGGCCCGCGGGGCCGAGAAGGTCGTCCTGGTCGAGCTCAGCCGCGAGCGCCTCGACCTCGCCGCCGCCGTCGTGCACCCGGACGTCGCGATCTGCGCCGCCGAGGTCGACCCGGTCGAGGCCGTCAAGGAGGCCACGGACGGCCGCGGGCCGTCGGTGGTCATCACGGCGGCCGCGTCGGGCGTGGCGCAGGAGCAGGCGCTGCAGATGCTCGCCCCGCAGGGCCGGCTCAGCCTGTTCGGCGGCCTGCCGAAGGACAGGCCGACGATCACCTTCGACTCCAACCTCGTGCACTACCGCGAGCTGGCGGTCTTCGGGGCGAACGGGTCCAGCCCGGAGCACAACCGCCAGGCGCTGGCGCACATCGCCGACGGGAGCGTCCCCGTCGCCGACCTCATCACCCACCGGCTGCCGCTGGACCGGGTCGCCGAGGGCATCGACGTCGTCCGTACGGGCGCGGGCATCAAGGTCACCATCGAGCCGTGA
- a CDS encoding DeoR/GlpR family DNA-binding transcription regulator, with translation MYPPERHTLILTTARAAGRVEVQQLAADMDVTPETVRRDLTALERMGLVRRVHGGAVPVERLGYEPALAQREHELGAEKDRIAKAALDELPEGGSVILDAGSTTVRLAEMLPADRELTVVTHALPVATALAALPLVTLHLVGGTVRPRTLAAVGSWAERALADVRVDVAFLGTNGLSVEAGLSTPDLAEATVKRALVAAAARTVVLADHTKVGRTELAVVAPLGRVDAVVTDSGVAPELADEIESAGPRVVRA, from the coding sequence GTGTACCCGCCCGAGCGCCACACGCTGATCCTCACGACCGCCCGCGCCGCGGGCCGGGTCGAGGTGCAGCAGCTCGCCGCCGACATGGACGTGACGCCGGAGACCGTGCGTCGCGACCTCACGGCGCTCGAGCGCATGGGCCTGGTGCGCCGCGTGCACGGCGGCGCGGTCCCGGTCGAGCGGCTCGGCTACGAACCCGCCCTCGCCCAGCGCGAGCACGAGCTCGGCGCCGAGAAGGACCGGATCGCGAAGGCGGCGCTCGACGAGCTGCCCGAGGGCGGGTCCGTCATCCTCGACGCCGGCTCCACGACGGTGCGACTGGCGGAGATGCTGCCCGCTGACCGGGAGCTGACCGTCGTCACGCACGCGCTGCCGGTCGCCACCGCGCTGGCCGCGCTCCCCCTCGTCACCCTGCACCTGGTCGGCGGCACCGTCCGGCCCCGCACGCTCGCGGCCGTCGGCTCCTGGGCCGAGCGGGCCCTCGCCGACGTCCGCGTCGACGTGGCGTTCCTCGGCACCAACGGGCTGAGCGTCGAGGCCGGGCTGTCCACGCCCGACCTCGCCGAGGCCACCGTGAAGCGCGCGCTCGTGGCCGCCGCGGCCCGCACCGTCGTGCTCGCGGACCACACCAAGGTCGGCCGCACCGAGCTCGCCGTGGTGGCGCCGCTCGGCCGGGTCGACGCCGTCGTCACCGACAGCGGCGTCGCCCCGGAGCTCGCCGACGAGATCGAGTCCGCCGGCCCGCGCGTCGTGCGGGCCTGA
- a CDS encoding transferase, protein MKKRYEDLEMQDGTVVRYQRHGNGGGLVAKGAVVDDTAYVADSAWVDPGARVEARARIGQHCWVEPGPRVEVAATVGSHVHLARGATVGAGASVGVRAEIGADARLEPRAVVEAESRVEPGTVVPGTAVRKGGRLDRHLVA, encoded by the coding sequence ATGAAGAAGCGATACGAAGACCTCGAGATGCAGGACGGCACGGTCGTGCGCTACCAGCGTCACGGCAACGGCGGCGGGCTCGTCGCCAAGGGGGCCGTCGTCGACGACACGGCGTACGTCGCGGACTCGGCCTGGGTGGACCCGGGCGCCCGCGTGGAGGCGCGCGCCCGGATCGGGCAGCACTGCTGGGTGGAGCCCGGCCCCCGCGTGGAGGTGGCGGCGACCGTCGGGTCGCACGTGCACCTGGCCCGTGGCGCGACCGTCGGCGCCGGCGCCTCGGTGGGCGTGCGCGCCGAGATCGGTGCCGACGCCCGCCTGGAGCCCCGCGCGGTCGTGGAGGCCGAGTCGCGGGTGGAGCCGGGCACCGTCGTGCCGGGCACGGCCGTGCGCAAGGGCGGCCGGCTCGACCGGCACCTGGTCGCCTGA
- a CDS encoding DUF1684 domain-containing protein yields the protein MTSTTPIDRPTAPAGWRAWAAARDAELADPLGWLSLTALHWLTATPAAYGDLPGRWWADAVGIHVDPAEGAEDGPDAAGAAETLTLDGDPLTAPAVVWTAAGGAAGDLRAGARHLEPVGRGPLNHGVRVRDPHAPALAAFDGIPRFDHDPARVLTASFEPAAAGTVEETGSVAGRVRHRRDVAGHVRFTHDGAEHVLQVAGGGQPAIWFRDGSNGRETAAFRVLAVDPRPDGTVVLDLNRAENAPCAFSDHGTCPLPPAGNTLPFPVRAGERRPAGR from the coding sequence GTGACCAGTACGACCCCGATCGACCGCCCGACGGCGCCCGCCGGCTGGCGCGCCTGGGCGGCCGCCCGCGACGCCGAGCTCGCCGACCCGCTCGGCTGGCTCAGCCTCACCGCCCTGCACTGGCTGACCGCGACGCCCGCGGCCTACGGCGACCTCCCGGGCCGGTGGTGGGCCGACGCCGTCGGCATCCACGTCGACCCCGCCGAGGGCGCGGAGGACGGGCCGGACGCCGCCGGTGCCGCCGAGACCCTCACGCTCGACGGCGACCCGCTCACCGCCCCGGCCGTCGTGTGGACCGCCGCCGGGGGTGCCGCGGGCGACCTGCGCGCGGGCGCGCGCCACCTCGAGCCGGTGGGCCGCGGGCCGCTGAACCACGGCGTCCGGGTCCGCGACCCGCACGCCCCGGCGCTGGCGGCGTTCGACGGCATCCCGCGGTTCGACCACGACCCGGCGCGGGTGCTGACCGCGTCGTTCGAGCCGGCCGCCGCGGGGACGGTCGAGGAGACCGGCTCCGTCGCGGGCCGGGTGCGGCACCGCCGGGACGTCGCCGGGCACGTCCGGTTCACGCACGACGGCGCGGAGCACGTGCTGCAGGTGGCCGGGGGCGGGCAGCCGGCCATCTGGTTCCGGGACGGGAGCAACGGGCGGGAGACCGCGGCGTTCCGGGTGCTCGCCGTCGACCCGCGCCCGGACGGCACCGTGGTGCTCGACCTCAACCGCGCCGAGAACGCCCCGTGCGCGTTCAGCGACCACGGCACCTGCCCGCTGCCACCTGCGGGCAACACGCTCCCGTTCCCCGTCCGGGCCGGCGAGCGACGCCCGGCGGGCCGCTAG
- a CDS encoding App1 family protein: MPTFAALAARTEDRVTSVVVRLLSRRGYTPRVVAYPSYGTVHRSRVRARVLLTAPDAPTPGSIARRGWRNLLSAELPDAEVHVRAQPGDGPDLLVARTDRGGYLDAWLDVPLEPGWQTLYLSVGEDRDVPAPVQVVDPAATHGIVSDIDDTVLVTMVPRPHLAAWNFLVRSEARRKPVPGMPELYGRLTATHPDAPVFYLSTGAWNTASALSRFLHRVGLPQGSLLLTDLGPTGAALMRSGREHKAATLRRLAEELPGLRWILVGDDGQHDPQVYETFAAENPGRVAAIAVRELSIGEQVAQNGLPGPTPATRRAVDELERSSVVTVHAADGRALADRLAEAGVIG, from the coding sequence ATGCCGACGTTCGCCGCGCTCGCCGCCCGCACCGAGGACCGGGTCACCTCCGTGGTCGTCCGCCTGCTCTCCCGCCGCGGGTACACCCCGCGCGTCGTCGCCTACCCGTCGTACGGCACCGTCCACCGGTCCCGGGTACGCGCGCGGGTGCTGCTCACCGCCCCGGACGCGCCCACGCCCGGCAGCATCGCCCGGCGCGGCTGGCGCAACCTGCTGTCGGCCGAGCTGCCGGACGCGGAGGTGCACGTGCGCGCGCAGCCCGGCGACGGCCCCGATCTGCTCGTGGCGCGGACCGACCGCGGGGGCTACCTCGACGCGTGGCTGGACGTGCCGCTCGAGCCGGGCTGGCAGACGCTCTACCTGTCCGTCGGCGAGGACCGGGACGTCCCGGCCCCGGTGCAGGTCGTCGACCCGGCGGCCACGCACGGCATCGTCAGCGACATCGACGACACGGTGCTCGTCACGATGGTGCCGCGCCCGCACCTCGCCGCCTGGAACTTCCTCGTGCGCTCGGAGGCGCGCCGCAAGCCGGTGCCCGGGATGCCCGAGCTGTACGGGCGGCTCACCGCCACGCACCCCGACGCCCCCGTGTTCTACCTGTCGACCGGCGCCTGGAACACGGCGAGCGCCCTGTCCCGGTTCCTGCACCGGGTGGGGCTGCCGCAGGGGTCGCTGCTGCTCACCGACCTCGGGCCCACCGGCGCCGCGCTCATGCGGTCCGGGCGTGAGCACAAGGCCGCGACGCTGCGCCGGCTCGCCGAGGAGCTCCCGGGCCTGCGGTGGATCCTGGTCGGCGACGACGGGCAGCACGACCCGCAGGTCTACGAGACGTTCGCCGCCGAGAACCCCGGCCGGGTCGCGGCGATCGCGGTGCGCGAGCTGTCGATCGGCGAGCAGGTGGCGCAGAACGGCCTGCCCGGGCCCACGCCGGCCACGCGGCGCGCGGTGGACGAGCTGGAACGGTCGTCCGTCGTCACCGTGCACGCGGCGGACGGGCGGGCGCTGGCGGACCGGCTGGCCGAGGCGGGTGTCATCGGCTGA
- a CDS encoding NAD(P)/FAD-dependent oxidoreductase, with translation MVGAGPNGLAAAVTLARAGLEVVVLEAQDTVGGGSRTLDLGLAPGVVHDICSAVHPMAWASPFFRSLRLHERLDLLTPTASFAQPLDGGRAAIAYRDLDRTADGLGADGAAWRATFGPLADQWQDVVALALGDHRSVPAGATPRSAVTAARFALAVLRNGQSVVPSALRTEEGAALLTGVAGHAITPLPSLAAAGTAVLLTTLAHAGHGWPVVRGGSQAIVDALLADLVRLGGRVVTSHPVARRADLPPARTYLFDTGPRLVAQVFGDAMPPHLVRAYAGFRYGNAAAKVDLVVDGPIPWAHPEVHRAGTVHLGGNRDQVVAAERAVGRGRHAEQPLTLLSDPAALDHGRVSRGVRPVWAYAHVPAGSDVDPTETVIRQVERFAPGFRDTVVAAHGIPAARLAEHDANLVGGDISGGAISLVGMFTRPTPRLDPFDSGAPGVYLCSASAPPGPGVHGLSGWYAARRALRQVFGRPEAP, from the coding sequence GTGGTCGGGGCCGGGCCGAACGGCCTCGCCGCCGCGGTCACCCTCGCCCGCGCGGGCCTGGAGGTCGTCGTCCTGGAGGCGCAGGACACCGTCGGCGGCGGCTCCCGGACGCTCGACCTCGGGCTCGCCCCCGGCGTGGTCCACGACATCTGCTCGGCCGTGCACCCCATGGCCTGGGCGTCGCCGTTCTTCCGGTCGCTCCGGCTCCACGAGCGCCTGGACCTGCTGACGCCGACCGCCTCGTTCGCGCAGCCCCTGGACGGCGGCCGGGCGGCGATCGCGTACCGCGATCTCGACCGCACCGCGGACGGCCTCGGCGCGGACGGCGCCGCCTGGCGGGCCACCTTCGGCCCGCTCGCCGACCAGTGGCAGGACGTCGTCGCGCTGGCGCTCGGCGACCACCGCAGCGTGCCCGCGGGGGCCACGCCCCGGTCCGCGGTGACGGCGGCCCGGTTCGCGCTCGCGGTGCTGCGCAACGGCCAGTCGGTGGTGCCGTCCGCGCTGCGGACCGAGGAGGGCGCGGCGCTGCTCACGGGCGTCGCCGGGCACGCGATCACGCCGCTGCCGTCGCTCGCCGCGGCGGGCACCGCCGTGCTGCTCACGACCCTCGCGCACGCGGGGCACGGCTGGCCGGTGGTGCGCGGCGGTTCGCAGGCGATCGTGGACGCGCTGCTCGCGGACCTCGTGCGGCTCGGCGGCCGCGTCGTCACGAGCCACCCGGTCGCCCGGCGCGCCGACCTCCCGCCCGCCCGGACCTACCTGTTCGACACCGGACCGCGGCTCGTGGCGCAGGTGTTCGGCGACGCCATGCCGCCGCACCTGGTCCGGGCGTACGCCGGGTTCCGGTACGGGAACGCCGCGGCCAAGGTCGACCTGGTCGTGGACGGGCCGATCCCGTGGGCGCACCCCGAGGTGCACCGCGCCGGCACCGTGCACCTCGGCGGGAACCGGGACCAGGTCGTCGCCGCCGAGCGCGCCGTCGGCCGCGGCCGGCACGCGGAGCAGCCGCTCACCCTGCTGTCCGACCCGGCGGCGCTCGACCACGGCCGGGTGTCCCGCGGCGTCCGACCCGTGTGGGCGTACGCGCACGTGCCCGCCGGGTCCGACGTCGACCCGACCGAGACGGTGATCCGGCAGGTCGAACGGTTCGCACCGGGGTTCCGGGACACCGTCGTCGCCGCGCACGGCATCCCCGCGGCGCGGCTCGCGGAGCACGACGCGAACCTGGTCGGCGGCGACATCTCCGGCGGGGCGATCTCGCTCGTCGGGATGTTCACCCGCCCGACGCCGCGGCTCGACCCCTTCGACAGCGGCGCCCCCGGCGTCTACCTGTGCTCGGCGTCGGCGCCGCCCGGGCCGGGCGTGCACGGCCTGTCGGGCTGGTACGCGGCGCGACGCGCCCTGCGGCAGGTGTTCGGGCGGCCCGAGGCCCCCTGA
- a CDS encoding MBL fold metallo-hydrolase, whose protein sequence is MRISVPAPGVARLEHAYVNCYVIADDRGATLVDAGLPRMWRALPRLLAAVDRTPADVRAVVLTHAHFDHVGFARRAMRELHTDVWVHPADARLAAHPYRYAHEHPRAVYPIRHPRAVPILGAMVAAGAARVRGVTVVRSLAPGTRLKVPGRPDVVACPGHTDGHVALHLPDRGVLLSGDALVTLDPYTGRTGPRIVAGAATADSALNLASLDALAATGADVVLPGHGSPWTGGAAEAVRLARAAGRA, encoded by the coding sequence GTGAGGATCTCCGTCCCCGCGCCGGGTGTCGCCCGTCTCGAGCACGCGTACGTCAACTGCTACGTGATCGCCGACGACCGCGGTGCGACGCTCGTCGACGCGGGGCTCCCCCGGATGTGGCGGGCGCTGCCCCGCCTGCTGGCGGCCGTCGACCGGACGCCGGCGGACGTCCGCGCGGTGGTGCTCACCCACGCGCACTTCGACCACGTCGGCTTCGCCCGCCGGGCGATGCGCGAGCTGCACACCGACGTCTGGGTGCACCCGGCCGACGCACGGCTCGCGGCGCACCCGTACCGGTACGCGCACGAGCACCCCCGCGCCGTCTACCCGATCCGGCACCCGCGGGCGGTGCCGATCCTGGGCGCGATGGTCGCGGCCGGGGCCGCCCGGGTGCGCGGCGTGACGGTCGTCCGGTCGCTCGCGCCCGGCACCCGGCTGAAGGTGCCCGGCCGGCCCGACGTCGTCGCCTGCCCGGGGCACACCGACGGGCACGTCGCGCTGCACCTGCCCGACCGCGGGGTGCTGCTGTCCGGCGACGCCCTGGTGACCCTCGACCCGTACACCGGCCGCACGGGGCCGCGGATCGTCGCGGGCGCGGCGACCGCGGACAGCGCGCTGAACCTCGCCTCGCTGGACGCGCTCGCGGCCACCGGCGCGGACGTCGTGCTGCCCGGCCACGGCTCGCCGTGGACCGGCGGGGCCGCGGAGGCGGTGCGGCTCGCCCGCGCGGCCGGGCGGGCCTGA
- a CDS encoding CDGSH iron-sulfur domain-containing protein, whose translation MTTDPAPVVLTPCPDGPILVRGDVEIRDAAGRVVPRRRATVALCRCGASGIKPFCDGSHKAIGFRTDDEVPRPPEPVPAPGADAAPARGAS comes from the coding sequence ATGACCACCGATCCCGCCCCGGTCGTCCTCACCCCCTGCCCCGACGGACCGATCCTGGTGCGCGGCGACGTCGAGATCCGCGACGCCGCGGGCCGGGTCGTCCCCCGGCGGCGCGCGACCGTGGCGCTGTGCCGCTGCGGCGCATCGGGGATCAAGCCGTTCTGCGACGGGTCGCACAAGGCGATCGGCTTCCGGACCGACGACGAGGTGCCGCGACCGCCCGAGCCGGTGCCGGCGCCCGGAGCCGACGCGGCGCCGGCGCGGGGGGCGTCGTGA
- a CDS encoding glycosyltransferase family 2 protein, with protein sequence MTTDGPALPDAEYVLPLRWTDDRDLPDLAAYLDRLVGWLPVTVVDGSDDGRFAAHARAFPAAVRHVRPDPHPGRNGKVAGVVTGLRLARTDRVVLADDDVRYDLPTLAAVLDRLADADVVRPQNVFDPLPWHARWDTARSLVNRAAGGDYPGTIALRRSALGPEGYDGDVLFENLELLRTARARGGVVRRADDVYVPRRPPTTAHFLGQRPRQAYDSLAQPGRYAAELAVLPTVVLAARRHPRALLALAAAACALAEVGRRRAGGAARFPASADILAPAWLLERGVCAWLALLLRATGGARYGGSRLPRAATPLHELRTRAAAAPGRHAAPARTDGPTPGRPAPAPRHALETA encoded by the coding sequence GTGACCACGGACGGCCCCGCCCTACCGGATGCGGAGTACGTCCTCCCGCTGCGCTGGACGGACGACCGCGACCTGCCCGACCTGGCCGCCTACCTGGACCGGCTCGTCGGCTGGCTGCCCGTGACGGTCGTCGACGGGTCGGACGACGGGCGGTTCGCGGCGCACGCCCGGGCGTTCCCGGCCGCGGTCCGGCACGTCCGGCCGGACCCGCACCCCGGCAGGAACGGCAAGGTGGCCGGGGTCGTGACCGGCCTGCGGCTGGCGCGCACCGACCGCGTCGTGCTGGCCGACGACGACGTCCGGTACGACCTGCCCACGCTCGCGGCGGTGCTCGACCGGCTCGCCGACGCCGACGTGGTCCGCCCCCAGAACGTGTTCGACCCCCTCCCCTGGCACGCGCGCTGGGACACCGCCCGCAGCCTCGTCAACCGGGCCGCCGGCGGCGACTACCCCGGCACGATCGCGCTGCGCCGTTCCGCGCTGGGGCCCGAGGGCTACGACGGCGACGTGCTGTTCGAGAACCTCGAGCTGCTGCGCACCGCGCGGGCCCGCGGCGGCGTCGTCCGCCGCGCCGACGACGTGTACGTCCCGCGCCGGCCGCCCACGACGGCGCACTTCCTCGGCCAACGGCCGCGCCAGGCCTACGACAGCCTCGCCCAGCCGGGCCGGTACGCGGCCGAGCTGGCGGTGCTCCCGACGGTCGTCCTGGCGGCGCGCCGGCACCCTCGGGCCCTGCTCGCCCTGGCCGCCGCGGCGTGCGCTCTCGCCGAGGTGGGCCGCCGCCGCGCCGGCGGAGCCGCCCGGTTCCCCGCGAGCGCCGACATCCTCGCCCCGGCGTGGCTCCTGGAGCGCGGCGTCTGCGCCTGGCTCGCCCTTCTCCTGCGCGCCACGGGGGGTGCCCGCTACGGCGGCTCCCGGCTGCCACGCGCCGCGACGCCGCTGCACGAGCTCCGCACCCGCGCCGCGGCGGCCCCGGGCCGTCACGCGGCGCCCGCCCGCACCGACGGCCCGACCCCCGGCCGTCCCGCCCCCGCACCACGACACGCCCTGGAGACCGCATGA
- a CDS encoding iron-containing redox enzyme family protein, with the protein MRAPSPRGPLSERVLHALTTGEADAALPDEAARAAAASPDLLTDEDVQITLTAMYELHHQGLDGVDDRLEWDPTLLRARAALEDAFEAQLRRDVVVPADLVAELETNTEREGVAAAVARALFDLTGRDDGPSLSAYVARKATDDQLREMLVQRSVYQLKEADPHTWAIPRLLGVPKAALVEIQADEYGGGRPERMHAALFARTMRGLGLDDTYGRYVDDVPAITLASVNMMSLFGLHRRLRGCIVGHLAAFEMTSSQPNRLYGNGFRRHGYDADVTWYFDEHVEADAVHEQIAGRDLAGGLVEQQPALRDDVLFGAAACLAVDGRVGQHQIERWTAGESSLRRPPAVGSAA; encoded by the coding sequence ATGCGCGCACCGTCGCCCCGTGGCCCGCTCAGCGAGCGGGTCCTGCACGCCCTCACGACCGGCGAGGCCGACGCCGCGCTCCCGGACGAGGCCGCCCGCGCGGCCGCGGCGTCGCCGGACCTGCTGACCGACGAGGACGTGCAGATCACGCTCACGGCGATGTACGAGCTGCACCACCAGGGCCTGGACGGCGTCGACGACCGGCTGGAGTGGGACCCGACGCTGCTGCGCGCCCGCGCCGCGCTCGAGGACGCGTTCGAGGCGCAGCTCCGCCGGGACGTCGTGGTCCCCGCGGACCTGGTGGCCGAGCTGGAGACGAACACGGAGCGTGAGGGCGTGGCGGCCGCCGTCGCCCGCGCGCTGTTCGACCTGACCGGCCGCGACGACGGCCCGAGCCTGTCCGCGTACGTCGCGCGGAAGGCCACCGACGACCAGCTGCGCGAGATGCTGGTGCAGCGCTCCGTCTACCAGCTCAAGGAGGCGGACCCGCACACGTGGGCCATCCCCCGGCTGCTCGGCGTGCCCAAGGCGGCGCTCGTCGAGATCCAGGCCGACGAGTACGGCGGCGGCCGCCCGGAGCGGATGCACGCGGCGCTGTTCGCCCGGACGATGCGCGGACTCGGCCTGGACGACACCTACGGGCGGTACGTCGACGACGTCCCGGCGATCACCCTCGCCTCGGTGAACATGATGAGCCTGTTCGGCCTGCACCGGCGGCTGCGCGGCTGCATCGTCGGGCACCTCGCGGCCTTCGAGATGACCTCCTCGCAGCCCAACCGGCTGTACGGCAACGGCTTCCGCCGGCACGGGTACGACGCGGACGTCACCTGGTACTTCGACGAGCACGTCGAGGCGGACGCGGTGCACGAGCAGATCGCCGGCCGCGACCTGGCCGGGGGCCTCGTCGAGCAGCAGCCGGCGCTCCGGGACGACGTGCTGTTCGGTGCGGCGGCCTGCCTGGCGGTCGACGGCCGGGTCGGGCAGCACCAGATCGAGCGCTGGACCGCCGGCGAGTCCTCGCTGCGCCGACCGCCGGCGGTGGGGAGCGCGGCGTGA
- a CDS encoding DUF4190 domain-containing protein, producing the protein MSDDGHGPQQAPGATPPAPGPLAPPPPRDPDGDGVSLAAFITGLLSLGPVPLVLGIVGYERSRRRGGRAPWMAITGIVLGAVSTVGMLLLGPLIAFSLLVVGHVARVDDGYRSGGSWSLTWEDPRGHRTGNGDPSP; encoded by the coding sequence ATGTCCGACGACGGCCACGGTCCGCAGCAGGCTCCCGGGGCGACACCCCCCGCACCGGGCCCGCTGGCGCCGCCCCCGCCGCGCGACCCGGACGGCGACGGGGTCTCGCTCGCGGCGTTCATCACCGGCCTGCTCTCGCTCGGCCCCGTGCCGCTCGTGCTCGGGATCGTGGGCTACGAGCGCTCCCGGCGTCGCGGGGGCCGCGCGCCCTGGATGGCGATCACCGGCATCGTGCTCGGGGCGGTCTCCACGGTCGGGATGCTCCTGCTGGGGCCGCTGATCGCGTTCTCGCTCCTCGTGGTGGGCCACGTCGCGAGAGTCGACGACGGGTACCGGTCCGGCGGCTCGTGGTCGCTGACCTGGGAGGACCCGCGCGGCCACCGCACCGGGAACGGCGACCCGAGCCCCTGA
- a CDS encoding YbaK/EbsC family protein: MTLTLGSLTWSRAVDRLDLLAEPTAAALSGWAAVTPEVADAVRVTEIDPELADTAAMTEAYDLPLVVSANCVLVSGRRAGDERVAAAVVRATTRADVNNAVKRLLDVRKASFLPMDRAVEDSGMEYGGITPIGLPTGYRVLLDAGVAEADPDAGGTVIIGSGLRRSKIALPGALLATAPGVEVVEGLALA, encoded by the coding sequence ATGACCCTCACGCTCGGATCCCTGACCTGGTCGCGCGCCGTGGACCGCCTGGACCTGCTCGCCGAGCCGACGGCCGCCGCGCTGTCCGGCTGGGCCGCCGTGACGCCCGAGGTGGCCGACGCCGTGCGGGTGACCGAGATCGACCCGGAGCTCGCCGACACTGCCGCGATGACCGAGGCCTACGACCTGCCGCTCGTGGTCTCCGCGAACTGCGTGCTGGTGTCCGGCCGGCGCGCGGGCGACGAGCGGGTGGCCGCGGCCGTCGTCCGGGCGACGACGCGGGCCGACGTGAACAACGCGGTCAAGCGGCTGCTCGACGTGCGCAAGGCGTCGTTCCTGCCGATGGACCGGGCCGTCGAGGACTCCGGCATGGAGTACGGCGGCATCACGCCGATCGGCCTGCCGACGGGCTACCGGGTGCTGCTGGACGCGGGCGTCGCGGAGGCCGACCCGGACGCGGGCGGCACCGTGATCATCGGGTCGGGTCTGCGCCGGTCGAAGATCGCCCTGCCGGGTGCGCTGCTGGCGACGGCCCCGGGCGTCGAGGTGGTCGAGGGCCTCGCCCTGGCCTGA
- a CDS encoding YafY family protein, with translation MKRSERLHALTELLRRQGARGCTAQRLAAEFGVSVRTVKRDLDALERAGAPIWSRPGPGGGYGLAGGASLPPVNLTPAQAVSLLAAVSAARDAPYADLATAAVQKVLDVLDPRTRALAERLADRVWVDAPPPPARSVRSPIEQAMTDQRVVRIQYLSGDGAVTTRDVEPVLFGSRNGTWYLIGWCRLREAMRWFRLDRVQHAALTSAPCGDHTVEEVGAPPPTSRPVLGRTRG, from the coding sequence GTGAAGCGTTCCGAGCGGTTGCACGCGCTCACGGAGCTGCTGCGACGGCAGGGTGCCCGTGGCTGCACGGCGCAGCGCCTGGCAGCGGAGTTCGGCGTCTCGGTCCGGACGGTCAAGCGCGACCTGGACGCCCTGGAACGCGCCGGGGCGCCGATCTGGTCCCGGCCCGGCCCCGGCGGGGGCTACGGCCTCGCCGGTGGGGCGTCCCTGCCGCCGGTCAACCTCACCCCCGCGCAGGCGGTCTCGCTCCTCGCCGCGGTCTCGGCGGCCCGGGACGCCCCGTACGCCGACCTCGCCACCGCCGCCGTGCAGAAGGTCCTCGACGTCCTGGACCCGCGCACCCGGGCGCTCGCCGAGCGCCTCGCCGACCGGGTGTGGGTCGACGCACCGCCCCCGCCGGCCCGGTCCGTGCGGTCCCCGATCGAGCAGGCGATGACCGACCAGCGGGTGGTCCGGATCCAGTACCTCTCCGGCGACGGCGCCGTCACCACCCGCGACGTCGAGCCGGTGCTGTTCGGGTCCCGGAACGGGACCTGGTACCTGATCGGGTGGTGCCGGCTCCGCGAGGCCATGCGCTGGTTCCGGCTGGACCGCGTGCAGCACGCGGCCCTCACCTCGGCACCGTGCGGCGACCACACCGTCGAGGAGGTCGGCGCGCCGCCGCCCACCTCACGTCCCGTGCTCGGCCGGACCCGGGGCTGA